In a genomic window of Struthio camelus isolate bStrCam1 chromosome 20, bStrCam1.hap1, whole genome shotgun sequence:
- the RPL12 gene encoding large ribosomal subunit protein uL11 yields MPPKFDPNEIKVVYLRCTGGEVGATSALAPKIGPLGLSPKKVGDDIAKATGDWKGLRITVKLTIQNRQAQIEVVPSASALIIKALKEPPRDRKKQKNIKHSGSVSFDEIVNIARQMRHRSLARELSGTIKEILGTAQSVGCSIDGRHPHDIIDDINNGAIECPAS; encoded by the exons atgcCGCCCAAGTTCGACCCCAACGAGATCAAAGTTG TGTACCTGCGCTGCACCGGCGGCGAGGTCGGCGCCACCTCCGCCCTGGCCCCCAAGATCGGCCCGCTGGGTCTG TCTCCCAAAAAGGTTGGTGATGACATTGCCAAGGCCACGGGTGACTGGAAGGGGCTGAGGATCACGGTGAAGCTTACCATCCAGAACAGGCAAGCTCAG ATTGAGGTTGTtccttctgcctctgctctgaTTATCAAAGCTCTGAAGGAGCCTCCCCGTGataggaagaagcagaaaaaca tTAAGCACAGCGGCAGTGTCAGCTTTGATGAAATAGTGAACATTGCACGGCAGATGAGGCACAGGTCCCTGGCTCGAGAGCTCTCAG GGACAATTAAGGAGATTCTTGGAACTGCCCAGTCTGTGGGCTGTAGCATTGATGGCAGGCACCCACATGATATCATCGATGACATCAATAATGGTGCAATTGAGTGCCCAGCT AGCTAA